The Wolbachia endosymbiont of Spodoptera picta genome segment AATACCATCCAGAAGAAGCGCCAGGTACACATGATTCACATTATTTATTTGGGCGTTTTATTGACAATATTTTGTTATATAAAAGTAAAATCTAACTGAAATCAGTTAGATTAGCTTTTATTACTTGATCTTTTGGATTTGGATGTTTAATATTAGAAATAATAAAACTTAAGTTAAGGTAGTGTTCTCTTAACAGATTTTTGTGGAGGAGTGACCGAGTGGTTAAAGGTAACAGACTGTAAATCTGTCCGCATTGCGTACGTAGGTTCGAATCCTACCTCCTCCATTGTGCGGGTATAGCTCAATGGTAGAGCTCTAGCCTTCCAAGCTAGTGACGTGGGTTCGATTCCCACTATCCGCTCTTTTTTTGTTGTATTTATATAAAATCAACATATTATTTATTGATGTATTTGTATTTTAAGTAGAAGAGTTAAGATTATGACAGCGATAGTAGAAGCATTTGGAAAGCCGCATGTAAACGTGGGAACGATAGGACATGTGGATCATGGGAAGACAACGTTAACAGCGGCGATAACAAAGCATTATGGTAATTTTGTAGCATATGATCAAATAGATAAAGCGCCAGAAGAGAGAAAGAGAGGTATAACAATAGCAACAGCGCATGTTGAATATCAAACAGAAAAGAGACACTATGCACACGTTGATTGCCCTGGACATGCTGATTATGTAAAGAATATGATAGTAGGTGCAGCACAGATGGATGCAGCGATATTGGTAGTGTCAGGGGTTGATGGGCCGATGCCACAAACGAGAGAGCATATATTGCTGGCAAAACAGGTGGGTGTTGGATATATCGTGGTATATATAAATAAAGCTGATGTTGCTGATGCTGATATGATAGATTTGGTAGAAATGGAAGTGAGAGAGTTGCTGAGTAAGTATGGATTTCCAGGTGATGAAGTGCCTATGATAGTTGGGTCTGCGTTAAAAGCATTAGAGGATGATAGTAGTGAGTATGGAAAGAAATCAATAGATAAATTGATGGAGAAGTTAGATGAGTATGTGGCAGTACCTCCAAGGCCTATAGATTTGCCGTTTTTGTTGCCAATAGAAGATGTATTTTCAATATCGGGCCGAGGGACGGTAGTAACAGGAAGAATAGAGAAGGGGGAGATAAAGACAGGGGACGAGATAGAGATAATAGGTCTGAAAGGGACGCAAAAGACGATATGTACTGGTGTTGAGATGTTTAAGAAGTTGCTAGATAAGGGAAGTGCAGGACTCAATGTAGGAATACTACTAAGAGGAACAAAGAGAGAAGAAGTGGAGAGAGGGCAAGTACTGGCAAAACCAGGGACAATAACCCCGCATAAGAAATTTAATGCGGAGGTGTATATATTGAAGAAAGAAGAAGGAGGAAGGCATACACCATTTTTTGGAAATTATCAGCCACAGTTTTATTTAAGGACAACGGATGTAACTGGGAGCATAAAATTGCTAGATGGAAAGGAGATGGTAATGCCAGGGGACAATGTAAGTATAGAAGTGGAGTTGCAAGTACCAATAGCAATGGATAAAGGATTGCGTTTTGCGATAAGAGAAGGTGGTAGAACTGTTGGTTCTGGGGTTGTTTCGGAAATTTTAGAATGAGTATAATAACTAAGATGAAGCAAGATATATATATTAGAATCAAAGCTTTCGATTGTTCTTTGTTGGAAAAGTGTATTCGCGAGTTTATTGATCAATTAAAGCAGTTTAATGCAGATTTATCTGGTCCGATTGCGTTGCCAAGAAAAGATTCTAAATTTACTGTTAATAGGTCTCCTCATGTTGATAAAAAATCTCGTGAGCAATTTGAAATGAGAATTTCTAAGCGGTTAATTATTGTACATAATCCTACTTCTACTATGATGAAGATGCTTGCAGATTTATCTTTTTCTGCTGGTGTAGAAGTGGATTTAAAGGTTAAGGAAGTTAATATTTAGGAAAAGGAAATGAAGAGAATAAATTCGCTTAGGAGAATTGGTTTGTTAATGACGAATGTTGGCCATACTGCTATGTATTTTGATAATAGTCGCATGGCTGTAACCTTATTGCATCTCAGCGAAACTTATATTATCGATATAAAAG includes the following:
- the rpsJ gene encoding 30S ribosomal protein S10 encodes the protein MKQDIYIRIKAFDCSLLEKCIREFIDQLKQFNADLSGPIALPRKDSKFTVNRSPHVDKKSREQFEMRISKRLIIVHNPTSTMMKMLADLSFSAGVEVDLKVKEVNI
- the tuf gene encoding elongation factor Tu, translated to MTAIVEAFGKPHVNVGTIGHVDHGKTTLTAAITKHYGNFVAYDQIDKAPEERKRGITIATAHVEYQTEKRHYAHVDCPGHADYVKNMIVGAAQMDAAILVVSGVDGPMPQTREHILLAKQVGVGYIVVYINKADVADADMIDLVEMEVRELLSKYGFPGDEVPMIVGSALKALEDDSSEYGKKSIDKLMEKLDEYVAVPPRPIDLPFLLPIEDVFSISGRGTVVTGRIEKGEIKTGDEIEIIGLKGTQKTICTGVEMFKKLLDKGSAGLNVGILLRGTKREEVERGQVLAKPGTITPHKKFNAEVYILKKEEGGRHTPFFGNYQPQFYLRTTDVTGSIKLLDGKEMVMPGDNVSIEVELQVPIAMDKGLRFAIREGGRTVGSGVVSEILE